In the Balaenoptera ricei isolate mBalRic1 chromosome 1, mBalRic1.hap2, whole genome shotgun sequence genome, ACATGGACCTGGCTCTACATACATAAACTACTTTAGTCCTACAACTACCTCCTGAGGTAGTACTGTTACCTCcatttttccaaaaagcaaattgaggctcagagagattgcaAACCTAGTGTTGGATTTGGCACCAGGATCCAAACAGCAGGACTTTCAAGCCCCTGTTCCTTGACTGCTACTCCGCACCAACTCCTCATATAGACAGTTGCAGTACAAGAGGCGAGCGCTGTAGTGGGGGCATGCGTGGGCTGTGGAAGGACAGGTGAGATGTTCAGGATGAGGTGATGTGTAGATTTTAAATGAGTTGGAGCTACTCCAGACCCACAGAGTTGTGGAAACCACAAGGCGGGGTGGGGCAGAAGACAGGGCCGGAGAAGGAAGCAGTGGCCAGATCATGAAGGTCCTTATATGCCACGCTCAAGAGCTGAGTGTCAGTTTTGGTCTAGGTGCAGCAAGGAGCCACCAAAGTATTTTCTCAGAGGAATCACCAACTCAGATTCACCCTGTGGAAAGGGCTCCCTGGCTGCTGTGTATATTGTATATTGGGGAAAGCAGGGGAGTGGCTTGGAGACAATTAGGAGGCTAATATACTGAAGGACTAAGGTAGTGACTGTAGGGATGGAcagatagaaatatatttaagggacttccctggcggtccagtagttaagactccgcgcttccaatgcagggggcacaggttcgatccctggtcccccggggaactaggatccgcatgcagtgtggccaaaaactaaaaaaaaaattgtttttaaagaaatatatttaaaaatatataatcaacaaTACTTAGTGATTGATTAGCTTGATGAGGAAGAAACGGAAGCCAAAGGTGCTCAACTCCAAGAATTCTAACTTGAGTAGCTGAGCTGGTGCCCCCTGAGATGATGAGCGGGGAGAGGACATATTTGTGGGGGAAGTAATGAATTCAGTTGGAGGAATGTTGAGTTGACGTGCCTGTGAGATGTCTAGGAGATGTTCAGGAGACAACTGGGACAGTTTTTAGTCAAAGTAAATAAAGACACACATATTTATCCATCTGGTTTATTTGCCAAGAGCTAAATTTTGGATCTAACTGGCACCCCTTCTTCAGTTAAATTGCCACTAAAGAAGGTCAAGGAGACAACTTCAGAATTTGGGTTGGGAGAGGGGTAAGCATGGAGAGGCTGGGATGGTGGTGGGAGGTTCGGGGCTGAGCCCCTCAGGAGTAGCTGCCTGGCCCTCCCAGGGGGATGACGAAGACCGAGATGTCATCCCCGGAACCCAGCTTGTTGTTGGGGAGACGCCAACCACGGTCCCGGGGGGTGCCCCGGGCCCCCAGGACCAGAGCTTGGGCCAGAGCTGTGTACCTGTCAGAAGCACATGTGCACATTCATGTACCAACATGTATATGGGAAGATGGATACACAGGCCCTCATGTGGGTCCCCAAGCATTTCTTCCCTGTGTCCCTTCCTTCCCCATCGTCATCCCCTTGCCGCCATACAACCCCTACCTGCTGGGGTCATTGGGCTCATAGGCTGACAGCACCCTGTCCACAGTGGCAGCTACCTCACAGTCACTGGTGACATCCCACAGCCCATCTGTTCCCAGGACTAGCACGTCATCTGGGCAGTGCTCATACTGCGTCAGGTCATACACTCGTACctggtggggagagagggtgCAGAGGGAGCTTGGGGATAAAGCGACCTTGGGAGAAAGCTGGCCTGAGACCCCCAGAGCAGGGAAGGCTAAGGAGGCTCCCATGTGGCTCACctcagggaaagaggagaggaagggcttgATGGGCAGGGTAGAACTGCAGACCCTGAGGTTGTGGTCTCCCAAGCCCCGGGTCACCCCAATGGTGGCCATCATTCGAGCCTAAAGGAAATGAGGAGGGGGCACTACTATAGCCTTCTTCCAGTCTCTCTGGGACCGTGGACCCTTTCCACCCCTACCCTCGGGTAGAACCTCCACCTCCCTAGACAAGTTGTGGTGGGtcctcctgccctctcccaccTCTACCATGGAGTTTACCTTTTTGCCCTCCCCACAGACCAGAGGAAACCTGAGATCCTCCAGCTCGATCTTTTTGTaggccctggggaggggggagtagAGGAGGCATCACCCAGGCATCAAAGTCCCTCTCCCCTAGGAGCCACACCCCTTACACAAACCCCTTAGAAGGGCCACAttcccccagctcccagcctggcCCAGCCTCCAGCTTCCACCTTGCTGCTGGCGAGGGACTGGTTGTGTTGCCATGGAAACGGGCCCCAGCTCTGAGGGAAGTGTTACCAGCCAGTCATGTTCTGGTCCCGGTACAGCATCCTCTGCCCCAGCTCCTTAGGCTGAACTCTGCGGGGGAACTCAAGGTGGGTGAATTCACCACCCAGCAGCTCTGGTTTCAGGAAGCCCTGGGGTTGGGAGCGGCCAGACAGAGCAGAGGGCCAGGGGGCATTAGGTTTACAGTACACCCTGGTGTAGAGGTGATGTTAATTACAGCAGACCCTTAAATGGAGTCTACTGTGTACCATGCACTGTTCTAATATTAacatatattagctcatttaatcctcacaacaacttttaAGGCAGGAACTCTTGATTTATGGAGAAGTTCAGGGAACTGTTGAAGATCACACAAAGTACTCAAACCAGGATTCAATCCCAGGCAGCCCAGCTCCAGAGCCATTGCTTTAAAGCACTAAGCTATCCTGCCCCTTAGGGGCCTTTGCTGTTTCCTTCCCCCACTCTGACCGCACTTCCTTCCTCAGTTGGGGCCACAGTGGGAGGCACTGGAGCAGCCCACGCTCTTTCCTGCCACATCCTCCACACCAGCTCAGCCCTGCACTCCATAGTCTGTGGAGTGGCGTTCCCAGTAAGCTCCCAGTAAGGAGCGGTCTGTCTGTGTGGTGAGGGTTGGAGAGTCCTTGGGACACAGGGTACAGAGAGACACAAGATTAGTAAGGAATGGGAGTAGGGAGTTTAGTTCCTACTTACAAGCGTCTGAAGACGCTGGCGCTCAGTCTCCGGGGTGAACTCCCGTGACATTGGAATGATTTCTCCATTCCGGACAATGATGGCTCTGCCCAGAGAAACAAAAGGTTTGGGCTCAGCTCTCTGCAACCCCCTCACATAAAGAGTTCCAAAAAGACAAGGCCCTCCCTCAGAGTCCGTCACCCAGACCCCCAGTTTTCCTCCCCTCATAGCTATTTCAGGCCCTTCCTTATGTCTCTGATCCCTCCTGACCCCTTCCAGTCTCTGAATTTTAACACCCATCACGTCACTCTCTTCTATTCCCCCATCCCAGAAGCTTGACCCCTCCCCCGCACAGCCTTTTTCAAAGCTCCCACCCCATACCTGCTGTCACCTGCATTGGCTACGTACACCTTGCCTAGCAAGTAGACCACAACCAGTGCACAGCAGCCCCCCTCCACTTGGTGGCCACGCCGCTCCCGGGCCATCTGCTCATCCTGCCATATGAGGAAGGGTCAAAGGGGGTGGATGAAGaagaggctccagacacacagccACCCGCCCCACATCTGCAGAAATAAACTGGCCCAGCAAGCCACACTGGTGGACAGTAGGGAAGATATCGGTATAACAcccacttctccctccctctgaacCAAGTTCTGCTCAGGTTCTCAAAGCTGTTATGGGTTCTCAGCATCACCTCCTCAGGCCACCTGACTCCCATACAGAGTTGACCAAAGTGTCTGCCTGGCAGGCCCTTGGCCCGGGCCACCCACTTACCATGAGCTGGAAGGCATTCTCAATGGCACCCACTACCAGGCTCTCATGAGTCACTTCCTTCTGCGAAGACCAGCAGGACTGAGGACCAACCAAGTGAGAGGAATCAGAGGAACCTGGAGCCCCCGGGGTGGACGGGAGGCAGAGGGGAGGTGGCGAGGGGTCCTGGAGTATCTCCACCAGGTCCTTTAGCTGCTCCCGAATGTGGCGATGCAGGAGCCTAGAGGCCATTTCGGCAGCTCTGCCCCCTGCGTGCCCATCAAACAGGCCCCAGTAGTAGAAGCAGAGTCCCTGGTGGAGGAAAAGTTggaggtgagtgtgtgtgtgtgtgttatgcagGGAGAAGAGCAAGACTCTGGGCATCCATATAAACATTAGAGAGGAGGTTAGATTTTGGTATTTAAGGCAAATtagatttattcactcattcaccaaAGGCATACTATTTGTCTGAAAGCAAAGCatcaaaaaagtcaaactcagagGATAAAAGATGCAAAAATAAGCAATGGTAGTTATTAAATCATCAATAAATACATGAGCATCTCCATTTTAAGTGGAAAACTAAATATTCATACTGACATGGTAGAATCTACCTGATCAATGCCAGATAAAGGTTCTGTGCCATTAAGGTAGAAAGCTAGTGAGTTAGGAGTTAGGTCTATCACATGGCTCAGATTAAAACTGAATGCCTAGAATCCCTGGGGATAGTTGTCTCCTGGGAAGGttaggaaagggggtggggagcttACCTGGCCTCGGCTAGGCTCCCTCGGTGCCCCTGAAACACTCCTCCGACCTTCCACATACACCACTTCACAGCAAGCCTGGTCCTCATTGTGCCGGCTCTTGCCAGCGTTGATGACCCTGTCAGGCCGAAGTGACCACATCAGGTTGGACATCAGACCAGGTCCTGGAATAACTCCCACCTGAGACGCACATACCGTCTCTGGCCTGCTGGCCAAGCTGAGAAAGGTCACAGCCACCTGGGAACCAggccagagggaggaggagaagggaggcagGGCAAGGCACAAGGAGTACTGCCTGGGTGTTGGGCTCCACCACCTCCTAGAAAGGCCACAGCAGCACTCTCCCACCTCAGGTCTCCCATCCCTTCCCTAATGGTGCCACTGGGGGAGGAcctggatggagggaaggaggttTTAATTCCTGGCTTGCCAAGACCCTGCATCCACTCTGACCCCCAAAAAACTCTTCTAGCGCCTTGTCCacaacaccccaccccaccctcatgaGCACACCCACCTTTATCGTAAAATCATCCAGTGAAAgtttctgctgcttttttttttcttttttggcctcatgtgggatcttagttcccccccacccccaccccagggatcgaacccgagtcccctgcattggaagcatggaccattggactgccagggaagttccagtttCTGCTGTTTGGCAATGAGTAAGTGCTCCGGCACAGATCAGGAAAGAGGAATTGAAATAGGGTAGGAGTGGAAGCCTCCCTGGACTGCGCAGGAGCCACATAACCCCAGACTCTTCCCAAATAGGAAGTTAAAGGAGCTGGTAGTGGGGCCGCGGGTCCACCAGCCACAACCCTCAGCCCCTCAGCGGCCCCATTTCCCTCAGTGCTCTGCTCTCCCAGCAGATGCATTAAAAATCCACCGGCCCTGtaggaattccctagtggtccagtggttaggactccgcgctctcactgccgggtccccgggtcagggaactaagatcctgcactgccaacaaacaaccaaacaagaaaaaaaaaaaaaaaaaaattcacgcAGCTTGGAGCAAGCCGGCTGCTGCCGCCACTCCCACCGCTCTGGCCCGGAGGTCCACTTCCTTGCCTGGCCAGGGCAAGTCCCCCCACCAAGGGGTGTTCAAAGGGGGCCCTCCCGCTTCCCCGggcggcccctcccccgcccctgggGAAGCCGGCGGCCGCCTGGTGTCTCGGGCTATTTCTgggtgtggagggggaggggaacggTAAGAGGACAGGGAACTGGGGCGCTGGGGTCGGGAAGCCCAAGGAGTTTTTCCAGCCGCCATCTCCTATATTAAAAGTGACCCCCGCTCCTTGAAACTTCTCCTCCCTTAGCCATTAAACTAGCGGGCCGCGACTGAGAACTGGCCAACTCATCGTTCACGGGCCCTCCACTCTCCGGGCTCTGGGAGAGAACAAGGTCCTGAAGCGGTGCGGGTGAGGATAGTCAGCGAGCTAGAAAGTCCTGAGAAAAGCTGCACCCGACTTGAGAAAGGGCTGGGAGTGGGTGCGGCCCGAAGCCCAGAGGACAGCAACGGTCCTGGGGAAAAAGAGCTCCTGGCACCAAAAGCGGCGAGAGGGGATGCGTCCCAGCGCCCGGGATGCCGAGGTGGGGAGGAGGTTGGGAATGGGAGTCCCATCCTGGTTAGGGTGTCCCCCGGGGACGCTCACTCGGCGTAGCCCGTGCTCCAAGGCAGGCGACGGCCGGTGTCCGGGGGGCTTTGCACAGCCCGGCCAGCGTGGTCATCGGCGCGTCGCAGGCCCCCAGGGCTCAGCTGCAGAAAGGTCGGTCGGGAGAAGCTTGCTCGAGCCTCTACTGTCTTCGCGGGCGCCGCACTCCCGCTCCCAGCCCTAGCCGGAGGGCTTCTGGGAGCTTGTGGAGGGGCGGCGGGTGGCGCCGAGGTCGAGTTGGGCAGGTCCGGCGACTTGGGGCGCGGAGGCGGGGCGCCCCCAGAGCTCACCAGGTGCGCCACGGCCGAGCGCACCCGGTTTAGCATGTTGCCTCCCTGCCCCGCCCTCGGCCGTGGCCCCGCCCCAGGACAGGCCCCGCCCCCTAGGGCTCTGGAGGGGCGGTGCTCGCTCCGGTCAGTTCGGCCCCACCATAGGCTCACGGCTCGCAGGGCCGGACCCCGGGAAAACTACCTGCGCCTCTGGGCTACCCCGGGAACAGCCCCGCCGGCTTGTGGCCTCTCCCCCGCCCCGTTCCGACTTCTCCCGCCTCCgctttttggggggaaaaagggTCTGCTGTTGTAGGAAGGGGACAGAAATCTTATTTCAGCCTTGCTCTATATTTATCAGCTAGAACTTCCCCATTGTGACGGGAGGGTGGTGTCTCCTCGCCCTGGGTTCGTTGTGGCTAGCCTGCCCAGAGGGTGATGGAGCTGATCTCCGTTAGCGACCGCTGGGTGTGAAGCTCCAGGTGTGGTAACACCTCTGGCTGCGGCTGCCGGAATGAGAGTGAGGGCCAGCAAGCTGGTGCTGGGGGTGGTGTGGAAGTGGTAACAAGGCAGGCTGGAGCCAATCATCCTGAATTAGGGAGCTGGGTAAGTTCCTGGATTCCCTAGGGCGCTGTGCCCCGTGAAGACCACCGCTAGATCCGGCAGAACAGTTACCACTCcgactccactttttttttttttcaggacccAATTTCCGCCCATATTTGGATCTCCCCTGACCACAGCAGAACTGTTAGTAAGGATAACAATAACTacatttattgaggacttactAATAATAGGCCCTCTACAAGGCACTTTCTATACTTTAGGCCCTTTACACTGCACACTAACCCTGCAAGGTAGGTTTTATTATGTTCGTTTTATGGATGACGCAGGACTGGGCGCTCCTGTCATTTTACATGACTTGTTCCAGGAGGTCAACAGCCAGTGGGAAATTCATGCCCATGTCCGTTCCCCAGCCACCCACACTGATTCTATCTTAAGAACCAAGCTGATTTATCTAGATCAGAGAGGAAGGGTTAAGAGGTAGGTGAATAGAAGGGGGGAGGGgttcctcctctcccaccctcctcctcttAAGGCAAAGGCTGAGAACAGTCCAGGTGAACAACTGTGGCTGCCACCGGGGGGAGACAGAGGCCAGGCTAAGTCCCTGCCTGAGGGGAGGGTGGTACTGACCTGATGCTGGAACAGCTATGTTCCTAAGCCTGGGAATTGATTGTTAGGCCTCCAGAGACACCTCCTACCCCACACATGGTTCAAATGGGCACAAGGCCCTTATGGTCCTAATGCAAGTCAGGGTAGTCCTCAGGGACTGGCACCCAGTTCATGGTGGGGATTCCACCTCTGGACTCTGTCAGCTGGGTGCTTCCTGACCATGACCCTCTCTGTTCCTGGCTAGACTGTACCCCCAGAAGGGGTGTCTTTTCTGGTAGCTTCCAAATAAAAATCTCACAATGGTCATTCAGGTTTGTAGACTTCTATAATTATGCCTGCACTttgggcagagagaaggaaaaagaagaaaagaaaagaaaaccagaaaaagtcAGACCCAAAGGCACACAGAGTGGCAAGGCAGACAGGGAGATAAAGAACATGCTGCTGCTATGGGTATTTCCCTCCTGTTTGAGAAAAACTGGAACCAGCTCACAGATAAATGGCATAAACAGCAGCAGCAAGCCatagacagaagaaaaaatataacatcctggctatttttattattcagtgtTTCTGGGACAGTTTGCTTACCACTTCTCTGTGTCATCCAGCTCCATAATCCCTGCTCTTCACAACACCCATCATGGTGTGACTGCAAGTGGGCCACAGAGCCAGGGCCCAGAGACCCCCTAGTTCCAGCAACAGATGGTCAGCAGGGATGTCAACAGCTCCCTTGGGCTCTAGAACAGCCTTCCGACCATACCCAAATCCTAAGACTCTCCTCTCCCTGAACCTCTCACCTCCTATTCCTGGCATCATCACACCTCCTCCATCCTCAGACTGCCCCAGAACCTGGTGAGAAGGTCACCACCTCTACTCATCCCTGAGGCAGCACAGAGTGAGAGGCAAAAGGGAGATGGAGTGGGAAGAAGCAGCCTTGTAGGATATTCTTTGCTGAGAACTGCTCAGAGGCTGGTTCTGCCAGGAGTGTGTGAGTCCTCAGCTAAGGGTGGGAAATGGGCATCCTCAAGAGAAAtccctttagggacttccctggtggtccagtgggtaagactccactctcccaatgcagggggcccgggtttgatccctggtggggcaactagatcccgcatgcatgccgcaactaagagtcctcatACTGCAAAtaaaaaagatcccgcgtgccacaactaagaccgggcacagccaaaataaataaattaattaattaattaattaattttaaaaagacagagagagagaagtccCTTTATCCTGGGCCACATGCAGTGGCTCAGAGCCAGGAACTGGGCTTCTTCCCtttgcctctcccctccccattactccattcccaaagCCCTCTTAAACTAAGAGGAGTGTCCTTCAATCAAGAGACGTTCACAGACCACCACTTCCTCTCTCATTTGTCTAATACTTTCACATCCAGAATCTCACCCTGTAAAAAATTACACACTATACAATTGCAATTACATTGCAATTTTTATGGTGAAGAAACTGGGTCTCAGAGTTTCGTTCCCAAGTTGGGGTTCATACCCATCATCCACAGGCCTACCAAAGCCCTCCTGCCTGCCAGGTCCCTACCCACATGCCTCCCCTGGTCCTTCCTGCCCCAGAGGACACCGCTCCTGGGGTAGAGATCATTTGCTATTTCCTCCtggattttaacattttaacactGAAGGGCTACCATAGCAATCTAAAAGAGCGTTGTCAAATAGGAGTTTGTGCAATGTGGGAATGTTCTATATCTTTTCTGCCCAATACAGTAGTCCCTAGCTGCATGTGGtgattgagcacttgaaatgttgtGAGTGTAAATGAGAAACTTAATTTAAGATGTTATTTAccgtattggacagtgcagttcGGGAATCTTCAAGGCTCAAAACCCGTGAGGGTCTGGGCTATCACTCCTCACACTCAGCACCCCACCCCAAGCCCCAAGACCTCCAGAGTCTTGAGGGACCTCTCTGAATTACCTGCCTATACCAGGGACCACATCGCGAGGTCTGGCTATCCTCTCTTCCCCGGTCTTGCCACGAGCGCCAGGGGTCGCTGTGTCCGCGGGGCCGGCGGAGCGCTGCGCGCGGTGCCCGGCGCTGtccgggaggcggcggcggcgacgcCCGCGCGGGGCTGGGGAAGCGGGGGCGGCCCCGGGCTAGGAGGAGgaggcagcggcggcggcagccgCGAGCTCCCAGGCCTGCGGGCGGGAGCCTCGGAGGGACCCCGGCTGAGCTCTGCAGAGCTGGCCGAGCGGGCCCGGAGCTCCCCGGTGCCCAGGGCGCGCCCCGCACGACCGTGATGCCAGTTTGGCCAGAGCCCCTCCGCCTCGGGGACGCAGCAACTTGGTGAGGGGGACAGGACTCCGGACTAGACAGCACCGGAGCTGACCGCTCCCGCCTGCAGTCCGCCTTTCGGAGTCTCGATCCCGGGCTCAGAGGCGAGGAGAACCTCAGGCCGGCGGGTGGAACCCGTGGGTACCGCCGTGGGGCAGGTAGGTCCCAGGCGTGGGAGCTCAGAATTGGGAGGACTGAGTGGGCGCGGGGCAGGGGCGGGAGAAGGCAGGGAAAGGTTAAAAGATCTTGTGGTTCACATTCTCAACCCCATGCTGGTAGGCAGGGGTTTGGGGAAAACAgcctgggaaactgaggcaggagtgTGGCAGCCTGAGAACAAACCCCAGAAGCTTCTTTCTCAAGCTCTCTCTGAGGGAAGGAATAGAATGCCAGAGAAGGCACCCCAAATGCCCACTCCCAGGTCTTTTGGGTCTTGGGGTTCATAGGAGAGATGGGAGAGTTGGGTTGGAGGTGTGGCAGCTCAGAGAGAAATGGGTTGGGAGACTGCCAGAGAAAAGGCACAGCTGCCTTTGTAATGATCAAAACAAAGTTTCCtgaagggggcagggagaggagataCCTACTCAGAAAAGAGGTACTTCTAGAAGCTCTCTGCCCACAGAGCACACGCATCCCAGGGGTTTTGACATCACTTCCTCCATCTGTCCCCGCAGTCTTTTCTGGGCTCTCACTCTGGGGAGCTAGGACACATGGCTCTTGGTCCTTCTGGAGCCCCACCATCCTACCTGCCTCAGTTCCACCTCCCTTTGGAGGCTGAGAGAGGAGGTCTTGGGAAAAATGGAGATGCTTTGGGGCTGAGGCCGCTGAGGCTTAGAGACCTGGAGGACTCCCGTTCTAGCCCTCTAGAGTGGGAATGGGGGTGAGGGCGGCAGAGTTGAGCCAGCTTCTGGCCAGTCCAGGAAGTAGGTGTGATGGGGCTAGGAGGAGAGGAGGCAAAGAGGATTCAGGACCTCAGGGGTTATTATTCTCAGGCGCCTCTTCCCAGCAGCAGCTGTCAGATTCTGCTCAGAAACTCTTCCCCGGCCTTCAGCCCCTTCCCAAGGCCAGAGAGATGACAGTGTGGGTTCTTAGACACCTCCTACCATCAACCCTGCTTCACTCCCGGCACAGAGAAGCTCCCTCCGGCTTCTCTTCTCAGGCCTACCAACCTACATGTTCCCAGAGTCTGCAAGGACCTCTGCGAATTCCCAGGGCAGAGGAGGGACTCTGCCCCCTGTCCTGGCACCTTGGGGAACAACCTCAGAATTAGGCACTACTTCAGTGCCCAGTCCACCCACTTGCCCTCACCCAGGCCCTCCTCCACCCCATGCAGGGCCACGGGCTCCCTCTGTCCCTTGCAAACCACAAGAATCTCTCCTATTTGTCTAGGAAGAGTGAGTCTGAGACCAGTGGATGAACTGACAGAAGATAAAAGATTCCAAAAAAGGTGAGTGAGGAGACAGTTGAAGagggggagttgggggaggggtgcgTAGACAGAGATCAAGCACCCTCTCCAAGGGAGCAGCCGGGTCCTGGCATTTAGTTTGGCCTCTAGTGTTCCCAGCACTAAGCTGGCACCTGAGGGAGCCCAGTGATGCCCCAAGGGGTAGCAGTGCAGCAGAGGGGGTGGTTCATGCCCCTTCTGTGCTTGGGTGGCTCCCAGCTGCTCTGTGCCTCTGCTTTACTGGGGTTCCCTCCATTTCTAGTCCACTCTCTGGGATAGATTTGGGAGATTCGAACCATCAAggatgaaggaggagaaggaaaggggaagagagcagaagcaaggtgGTCCAGTGGGAACAGGGCAGGTTTCTGGGCTCAGGGTCTTCTACCCACATGCTgcctggccttgggcaagtcatttgacTTCTATtagcctccatttcatttcttcctttttatatttaaattttgtttaagttGAATTGCTAGTACCTTCCCGTGGTTCAAATCCCGAAAGATTAAAGAGCAATAGggagagggatttccctggcagtccagtggttaagactttgccttctttttttttttttttttttttttttattttaataaatttatttatttatttaatttttggctgtgttgggtcctcattgctgcccgtgggctttcctttttttttttagttgtggcgagcggggggccactcttcattgtgccacgtgggcctctcattgtggcggcttctctcgttgcagagcacgggctctagtcgtgCAGgtcccagtagttgtggctcacgggctctagagcgcaggctcagtagttgtggcacacgggcttagttgctccgcggcatgtgggatcttcccggaccagggctcgaacctatgtcccctgcattggcaggcggattcgtaaccactgcgccaccagggaagtccaagactttgccttctaatgcagggggtgcaggttcgatccctgcttggggagctaagatcccacatgcctcacggccaaaaagccaaaacataaaacagaagcaatattgtaacaaattcaataaagactttaaaaatggtccacatcaaatattactcagccataaaaagaaacaaaactgagttatttgcagtgaggtggatggacctagagactgtcatacagagtgaagtaagtcagagagagaaaaacaaataccatatgctaacacatatatatggaatctaaaaaaaaaaaaaaatggttctgaagaacctaggggcaggacaggaataaagacgcagatgtagagaatggacttgaggacacagggagggggaagggtaagctgggacgaagtgaaagagtggcatggacatatatacactaccaaatgtaaaatagctagctagtgggaagcagctgtatagcacagggagatcagctcggtgctttgtgtccccctagaggggtgggatagggagggtgggagggagacacaagagggaggggttacggggatatatgtatacctatagctgattcattttgttatacagcagcaactaacacaacattgtaaggcagttatactccaataaagatgtttaaaaaaaaatggcccacatcaaaaaaaatcttaaaaaaaaaaaaaaaaaaagagcaataggGAGAAAAATGTCTCCGTTCTACCTCTGTATCCCAGCCAACCAGTTTCCCACTCCCAGCCAACTAGTTTCCCTTCTTGGTGACCAACAATGTTATTAGGGTCTTTTGGTACATTTTCCAGAGCTAGCTTAACCCATATTTGAGCAACATATATAATCCCTCCCTTTTACACATTGAATACACATCACCCGGCACTTTGCCTTTTTTCCCTAAATGATGGATTATCGTTGGAGATCACTGCATGCCTCAGTACATAAAGCATTTCCTCCTTCTGTTACAGCTGTCTGGATGGGCATTGCACAGATGGCCCACAGTGTATTTAGCCAGCCCTTTACTCAGGGTTGTTTAGGTTGTGTCCAGGCTTTTTGAGTAtcagtttgctcatttgtaaaatgggtacaaATAATCCTACTTTGTAGGACAGTCGTGAAGGATTCAAGAGTATGTTTGCAGGGTCAAGTGCTCAAAACATGGCAGTCAGCATTATTGTTCCTTCCATGTCACAGCCCTCCATGGGACCATGCCCGGTTCATTCTTTAAGACCCCTCCTAAATGTCATCTCCTCCACAAAGCTTTCCATGTTTTTCCCAGCAGAAC is a window encoding:
- the PPM1J gene encoding protein phosphatase 1J isoform X5, with amino-acid sequence MLNRVRSAVAHLVSSGGAPPPRPKSPDLPNSTSAPPAAPPQAPRSPPARAGSGSAAPAKTVEARASFSRPTFLQLSPGGLRRADDHAGRAVQSPPDTGRRLPWSTGYAEVINAGKSRHNEDQACCEVVYVEGRRSVSGAPREPSRGQGLCFYYWGLFDGHAGGRAAEMASRLLHRHIREQLKDLVEILQDPSPPPLCLPSTPGAPGSSDSSHLVGPQSCWSSQKEVTHESLVVGAIENAFQLMDEQMARERRGHQVEGGCCALVVVYLLGKVYVANAGDSRAIIVRNGEIIPMSREFTPETERQRLQTLARMMATIGVTRGLGDHNLRVCSSTLPIKPFLSSFPEVRVYDLTQYEHCPDDVLVLGTDGLWDVTSDCEVAATVDRVLSAYEPNDPSRYTALAQALVLGARGTPRDRGWRLPNNKLGSGDDISVFVIPLGGPGSYS
- the PPM1J gene encoding protein phosphatase 1J isoform X4, with the translated sequence MLNRVRSAVAHLVSSGGAPPPRPKSPDLPNSTSAPPAAPPQAPRSPPARAGSGSAAPAKTVEARASFSRPTFLQLSPGGLRRADDHAGRAVQSPPDTGRRLPWSTGYAEVINAGKSRHNEDQACCEVVYVEGRRSVSGAPREPSRGQGLCFYYWGLFDGHAGGRAAEMASRLLHRHIREQLKDLVEILQDPSPPPLCLPSTPGAPGSSDSSHLVGPQSCWSSQKEVTHESLVVGAIENAFQLMDEQMARERRGHQVEGGCCALVVVYLLGKVAIIVRNGEIIPMSREFTPETERQRLQTLGFLKPELLGGEFTHLEFPRRVQPKELGQRMLYRDQNMTGWAYKKIELEDLRFPLVCGEGKKARMMATIGVTRGLGDHNLRVCSSTLPIKPFLSSFPEVRVYDLTQYEHCPDDVLVLGTDGLWDVTSDCEVAATVDRVLSAYEPNDPSRYTALAQALVLGARGTPRDRGWRLPNNKLGSGDDISVFVIPLGGPGSYS
- the PPM1J gene encoding protein phosphatase 1J isoform X2; this translates as MLNRVRSAVAHLVSSGGAPPPRPKSPDLPNSTSAPPAAPPQAPRSPPARAGSGSAAPAKTVEARASFSRPTFLQLSPGGLRRADDHAGRAVQSPPDTGRRLPWSTGYAEVINAGKSRHNEDQACCEVVYVEGRRSVSGAPREPSRGQGLCFYYWGLFDGHAGGRAAEMASRLLHRHIREQLKDLVEILQDPSPPPLCLPSTPGAPGSSDSSHLVGPQSCWSSQKEVTHESLVVGAIENAFQLMDEQMARERRGHQVEGGCCALVVVYLLGKVYVANAGDSRAIIVRNGEIIPMSREFTPETERQRLQTLGFLKPELLGGEFTHLEFPRRVQPKELGQRMLYRDQNMTGWAYKKIELEDLRFPLVCGEGKKARMMATIGVTRGLGDHNLRVCSSTLPIKPFLSSFPEVSHMGASLAFPALGVSGQLSPKVALSPSSLCTLSPHQVRVYDLTQYEHCPDDVLVLGTDGLWDVTSDCEVAATVDRVLSAYEPNDPSRYTALAQALVLGARGTPRDRGWRLPNNKLGSGDDISVFVIPLGGPGSYS
- the PPM1J gene encoding protein phosphatase 1J isoform X1, with amino-acid sequence MASRLLHRHIREQLKDLVEILQDPSPPPLCLPSTPGAPGSSDSSHLVGPQSCWSSQKEVTHESLVVGAIENAFQLMDEQMARERRGHQVEGGCCALVVVYLLGKVYVANAGDSRAIIVRNGEIIPMSREFTPETERQRLQTLGFLKPELLGGEFTHLEFPRRVQPKELGQRMLYRDQNMTGWAYKKIELEDLRFPLVCGEGKKARMMATIGVTRGLGDHNLRVCSSTLPIKPFLSSFPEVRVYDLTQYEHCPDDVLVLGTDGLWDVTSDCEVAATVDRVLSAYEPNDPSRYTALAQALVLGARGTPRDRGWRLPNNKLGSGDDISVFVIPLGGPGSYS